The following are encoded in a window of Flavobacteriales bacterium genomic DNA:
- a CDS encoding PASTA domain-containing protein, with translation MSGKRLLRLALPLVLLVLLLGAGWMWLRSYTRHEVSVRVPDLRALSLEEATDILARRDLQLMVIDSVHTDDRPKGSVVDQDPAAGRDVKPGRKVYVVMNANQPKMIDMPRLVDLSKRQALSILDILGLKVKELQYKPDPCTDCVIAQLYKGEPIEPDTRIRKGESITLVLGSGEKGGRVPVPDLRGLTHAEVGMVLNMASLNLGVVVDCEGCNTPGDSALARVRRQSPVADASNRIAYGSMIDIWLTADTTGLRPTPGWDDPDRYRETEEEEDDEENQ, from the coding sequence ATGTCCGGCAAACGTCTCCTCCGCCTGGCGCTGCCCCTGGTCCTGCTGGTCCTGCTGCTGGGTGCCGGTTGGATGTGGCTGCGCTCCTACACGCGGCATGAGGTCAGCGTGCGTGTTCCCGACCTTAGAGCGTTGTCCTTGGAGGAGGCCACGGATATCCTGGCGCGGCGCGACCTGCAATTGATGGTCATCGATTCGGTGCACACCGACGACCGGCCCAAGGGCAGCGTGGTGGACCAGGACCCCGCTGCGGGACGCGATGTGAAACCCGGCCGCAAGGTGTACGTGGTGATGAACGCCAACCAGCCGAAGATGATCGACATGCCCCGGCTGGTGGACCTATCCAAGCGGCAGGCACTTTCGATCCTGGACATCCTGGGCCTGAAGGTGAAGGAACTCCAGTACAAGCCGGATCCCTGCACGGATTGTGTCATCGCCCAACTCTACAAAGGCGAACCGATCGAGCCGGACACGCGCATCCGCAAGGGTGAATCCATCACGCTGGTGCTGGGCAGTGGCGAAAAGGGCGGCCGGGTCCCCGTACCCGACCTGCGCGGCCTTACGCACGCCGAGGTGGGCATGGTGCTGAACATGGCCTCCCTGAACCTGGGTGTGGTGGTGGACTGCGAGGGCTGCAATACCCCCGGCGATTCCGCGTTGGCGAGGGTGCGCCGCCAATCACCGGTGGCCGATGCCAGCAACCGGATCGCCTATGGCAGCATGATCGACATCTGGCTCACGGCCGACACCACCGGGCTGCGGCCCACACCGGGCTGGGACGACCCCGATCGCTACCGCGAAACAGAGGAAGAGGAAGATGATGAAGAGAACCAGTAA
- a CDS encoding D-alanine--D-alanine ligase: MSRPLVAVVRGGYSGESVISHQSAVNMAQAIDRTRFEPLFVTITQGAWACADLEESPLPFDRGAFAVDRGQGPERFVAALIAIHGTPGEDGKLQGYLDMLGVPYQTGGVLNMALTFSKSATTGLLGQRGFPVAPSVLLMNGDAGHAERVATLGYPCFVKPDQSGSSLGVSKVKAPGELRAALDKAFSECATVLVEAAVHGRELTCGVMEGPDGPMALPICEVRTTREFFDYEAKYHAADTEELVPAPIPDDVADLVQRRSAAIYRALDCRGLVRVDHFWDPAASGDAALVTIELNTVPGFSEASIFPKMLRAADIGVEQAINGLVHRMLTR; the protein is encoded by the coding sequence ATGTCACGCCCCCTTGTCGCCGTCGTCCGTGGCGGGTATTCCGGCGAATCGGTCATCAGCCACCAGAGCGCCGTGAACATGGCGCAGGCCATCGACCGCACACGCTTCGAGCCTCTCTTCGTCACCATCACCCAAGGGGCATGGGCCTGCGCCGACCTGGAAGAAAGCCCCCTGCCGTTCGACCGTGGAGCCTTCGCCGTGGACCGCGGCCAGGGACCCGAACGCTTCGTCGCAGCGCTGATCGCCATCCACGGCACACCGGGCGAGGACGGCAAATTGCAGGGCTATCTGGACATGCTGGGCGTGCCCTACCAGACCGGTGGCGTGCTGAACATGGCGCTCACCTTCAGCAAGTCGGCCACCACCGGTCTGCTCGGCCAGCGTGGATTCCCGGTGGCGCCTTCGGTGCTCCTGATGAACGGCGATGCCGGCCATGCGGAACGTGTGGCCACGCTGGGTTATCCCTGTTTCGTGAAGCCCGACCAGAGCGGCAGCAGTCTGGGCGTGTCCAAGGTGAAGGCGCCCGGCGAGTTGCGGGCGGCTTTGGACAAGGCCTTCTCCGAATGCGCCACAGTGCTGGTGGAAGCCGCCGTGCATGGGCGCGAACTCACCTGTGGCGTGATGGAGGGACCCGATGGACCCATGGCCCTGCCCATCTGCGAGGTGCGCACCACACGCGAGTTCTTCGATTATGAAGCGAAGTACCATGCGGCCGATACCGAAGAACTCGTGCCGGCACCGATCCCGGATGATGTGGCGGACCTGGTGCAGCGACGCTCCGCAGCCATCTACCGCGCATTGGATTGCCGCGGTCTGGTCCGCGTGGACCACTTCTGGGATCCTGCCGCCAGCGGCGATGCCGCCTTGGTGACCATCGAACTCAATACGGTGCCGGGCTTCAGCGAGGCGAGCATCTTCCCCAAGATGCTGCGTGCGGCGGACATCGGTGTGGAGCAGGCGATCAATGGGCTGGTGCACCGGATGCTGACGCGCTGA
- the rdgB gene encoding RdgB/HAM1 family non-canonical purine NTP pyrophosphatase codes for MEPLLLCTGNAGKRDELMALLPSGTTVLALADAGLHVELPETGDTLEANALEKARYAFERTGMPCVADDTGLEVDALGGAPGVYSARYAGPERDADRNVARLLREMEGVTDRRARFRTAIAFVHRHGEELFHGVVEGSITMAPRGRGGFGYDPVFVPEGLDSTFAEMSTDQKNRTSHRARAMAGLVERLSKHG; via the coding sequence ATGGAACCACTGCTGCTCTGCACCGGCAACGCCGGCAAACGCGATGAACTGATGGCCCTGTTGCCTTCGGGCACCACGGTGCTCGCGCTTGCCGATGCGGGCCTGCATGTGGAATTGCCTGAAACGGGCGACACGCTCGAAGCCAACGCGCTGGAAAAGGCGCGCTACGCCTTCGAACGCACCGGCATGCCTTGTGTGGCCGACGATACCGGACTCGAGGTGGATGCCCTTGGCGGCGCGCCCGGGGTGTACAGCGCGCGATATGCGGGGCCGGAGCGGGATGCTGACCGCAACGTGGCGCGCCTGCTGCGGGAAATGGAGGGTGTGACGGATCGCAGGGCACGCTTCCGCACGGCGATCGCCTTCGTGCACCGGCATGGCGAGGAGTTGTTCCACGGTGTGGTGGAGGGAAGCATCACCATGGCGCCACGCGGCCGGGGAGGATTCGGCTACGATCCTGTCTTTGTGCCGGAAGGCTTGGACAGCACCTTCGCCGAGATGAGCACCGACCAGAAGAACAGAACAAGTCACCGGGCAAGGGCGATGGCCGGTCTGGTGGAGCGCTTGTCGAAGCATGGCTGA
- a CDS encoding ABC transporter permease encodes MTRMRIEVDAKAWRWIPDLRELVHHRDLFLTLSYRDLRVRYAQTALGLLWAFFQPLATLLILTLIFGRAVQVDTGGLPYPLFAITGVSAWTYFAFVLKESGGSIIGAQEIVRKIWFPRLIIPLSKATVGLVDLAVALLVMVVLFIHHGIAPHWGLALAFLYLLGIMASAVGVGIWVSALSIRFRDLQHVVPFMIQFGLFVTPVAYPAEAIMGSIPKWAQVLYFLNPMAGMIEGYRWALLGVGDPGGMCLLSIASAVVLFVTGLVYFRVMERQVADLV; translated from the coding sequence ATGACGCGCATGCGGATCGAAGTGGACGCCAAGGCCTGGCGATGGATACCCGACCTGCGGGAACTCGTCCACCACCGCGACCTCTTCCTCACCCTCTCCTACCGCGACCTGCGTGTGCGCTACGCCCAGACGGCACTGGGCCTGCTGTGGGCTTTCTTCCAGCCGCTGGCCACGCTGCTCATCCTCACCCTCATCTTCGGCCGTGCGGTGCAGGTGGACACCGGGGGCCTGCCTTATCCGCTCTTCGCCATCACCGGTGTTTCGGCATGGACCTATTTCGCCTTCGTCCTGAAGGAATCCGGCGGCTCGATCATCGGTGCGCAGGAGATCGTGCGCAAGATCTGGTTCCCCCGCCTCATCATTCCGCTCAGCAAGGCCACCGTGGGCCTGGTGGACCTGGCCGTGGCGCTGCTGGTGATGGTGGTGCTCTTCATCCACCACGGCATCGCACCGCATTGGGGGCTGGCACTGGCCTTCCTGTATCTGCTGGGCATCATGGCCTCGGCGGTGGGCGTGGGCATCTGGGTCAGCGCCCTCAGCATCCGCTTCCGCGACCTGCAGCATGTGGTGCCCTTCATGATCCAGTTCGGACTCTTCGTTACACCGGTGGCCTATCCCGCCGAGGCCATCATGGGGTCCATCCCGAAATGGGCCCAGGTGCTCTATTTCCTCAACCCCATGGCGGGCATGATCGAAGGTTACCGCTGGGCACTGCTGGGCGTGGGCGATCCCGGCGGCATGTGCCTGTTGAGCATCGCCTCGGCCGTCGTGCTTTTCGTCACGGGTCTCGTCTATTTCCGTGTGATGGAACGGCAGGTCGCCGATCTGGTCTGA
- a CDS encoding ATP-binding cassette domain-containing protein, with translation MITVEGLGKRYRLQGDGTLDLRAGVLANIRRMLARPSEPFWALRDISFSVDEGQSLGIIGRNGAGKSTLLKILSRITFPSEGRFTVEGRMSSLLEVGTGFHGELSGRENIYLNGTILGMRRAEVKRKFDEIVAFSGVEQFIDTPVKHYSSGQTVRLAFAVAAHLEPEVLIIDEVLAVGDVEFQRKCLGKMKDVATSGRTVLFVSHNMAAVNSLCDKCILLDHGRVDHIGDTAEVTRRYLSRNDEAAHGEMDLGQLPMNIGHEARFRHARWVDREGRTIQHAKVTMPFGLEIEHEVLRDGFKPQPVVLLFNSQGEQVLTSYPGITTPLGNAPGRYRTSVWLPADLLNADTYYLTLWLVTWLPYKAHQLAENIMSLEVLDDMASSTHPPSDRKLGGVIRPKLEWRIGA, from the coding sequence ATGATCACCGTGGAAGGCCTGGGCAAGCGCTATCGCCTGCAAGGGGACGGCACCCTGGACCTGCGTGCGGGCGTGCTCGCCAATATCCGGCGCATGCTGGCCCGGCCCAGTGAGCCTTTCTGGGCACTTCGCGACATCTCCTTCAGCGTGGACGAAGGACAGAGCCTCGGCATCATCGGCCGCAACGGCGCGGGGAAGAGCACCTTGCTGAAGATCCTCTCGCGCATCACCTTCCCCTCCGAGGGCCGCTTCACCGTGGAAGGCCGCATGAGTTCCTTGCTGGAGGTGGGCACCGGTTTCCATGGTGAACTGAGCGGGCGGGAGAACATCTATCTCAACGGCACCATCCTGGGCATGCGCCGCGCGGAGGTGAAGCGCAAATTCGATGAGATCGTCGCCTTCTCCGGCGTGGAGCAATTCATCGACACGCCCGTGAAGCACTACAGCAGCGGGCAGACCGTTCGGCTCGCATTCGCCGTGGCGGCGCACCTGGAACCCGAGGTGCTCATCATCGACGAGGTGCTCGCCGTGGGCGACGTGGAATTCCAGCGCAAGTGCCTGGGCAAGATGAAGGACGTGGCCACCAGTGGCCGCACCGTGCTCTTCGTGAGCCACAACATGGCCGCGGTGAACAGCCTCTGCGACAAATGCATCCTGCTGGACCATGGCCGCGTGGACCACATCGGAGATACCGCCGAAGTGACCCGACGATACCTGAGCCGCAACGACGAGGCCGCGCACGGGGAGATGGACCTGGGCCAGCTGCCGATGAACATCGGCCACGAGGCCCGCTTCCGCCATGCACGCTGGGTGGACCGGGAGGGACGCACCATCCAGCATGCCAAGGTCACCATGCCCTTCGGCCTGGAGATCGAACACGAGGTGCTGCGTGACGGCTTCAAGCCACAACCCGTGGTGCTCCTATTCAACTCGCAGGGCGAACAGGTACTCACCTCCTACCCCGGCATCACCACGCCGCTGGGCAACGCGCCGGGCCGCTACCGCACCAGCGTTTGGCTGCCCGCCGACCTGCTGAACGCCGACACCTACTACCTCACCCTGTGGCTGGTGACCTGGCTGCCCTACAAGGCGCACCAGCTGGCGGAGAACATCATGAGCCTGGAGGTGCTGGACGACATGGCCTCATCCACACACCCGCCTTCGGACCGCAAGCTGGGCGGGGTGATCAGACCGAAGCTGGAATGGCGCATCGGGGCATGA
- a CDS encoding glycosyltransferase, translating into MIPAMDILVISFSNLATDARVRRQIGALCDRYTVGTAALGADGREGKLHWTLPWEDHHLGLPPLLRKMVSAGMHARRYITRHVLRDPEAAYWEGHRRAAWRMIRHLRPALIIANDLDALPLAIRLADGRAKVVFDAHEFSPRQHENDPEWMREHQPIWEYLCKRYMPLADACFTVSEGIAEAYLELTGIRPAVLTNAVPYEELSPVTTDPRRIKLVHHGMASPQRRIAELVEMMDALRDTHELHLFLRPARNAAYGERIAALCATRDHVHLHPSIAPDDIARAINAFDIGVHHLHADTFNHRYALPNKLFEFVQARLAVVVTPNPAMADLVRKHDLGPVANGHSMEAVLEAIRALDAGRIMRHKAAANAAARELSAERGADLLREVVARLLGH; encoded by the coding sequence ATGATCCCGGCGATGGACATCCTGGTGATCAGCTTCTCGAACCTGGCCACCGATGCACGTGTGCGGCGCCAGATCGGTGCGCTGTGCGACAGGTACACGGTGGGGACCGCAGCGCTCGGCGCCGATGGCCGCGAAGGGAAGCTGCATTGGACATTGCCCTGGGAGGACCACCATCTGGGTCTTCCGCCCTTGCTGCGCAAAATGGTCTCCGCTGGCATGCACGCCAGGCGCTACATCACGCGCCATGTGCTGCGCGACCCCGAGGCCGCATATTGGGAGGGCCATCGCCGCGCCGCCTGGCGTATGATCCGTCATCTGCGGCCGGCTCTCATCATCGCCAATGATCTGGACGCCTTGCCCTTGGCCATACGCCTCGCTGATGGACGCGCCAAGGTGGTCTTCGATGCGCACGAGTTCAGTCCGCGTCAGCACGAGAACGATCCGGAATGGATGCGGGAACACCAGCCCATATGGGAATACCTGTGCAAGCGATACATGCCGCTGGCCGACGCCTGCTTCACGGTGAGCGAGGGCATCGCGGAGGCCTACCTGGAACTCACGGGTATCCGGCCTGCGGTGCTCACCAATGCGGTGCCCTATGAAGAACTCTCACCTGTGACCACCGATCCGCGCCGGATCAAGCTCGTCCACCACGGCATGGCCTCGCCCCAACGCCGCATCGCGGAACTGGTGGAAATGATGGATGCGCTGCGCGATACGCATGAGCTCCACCTCTTCCTGCGACCCGCGCGCAACGCGGCCTATGGCGAACGCATCGCCGCATTGTGCGCGACAAGGGACCATGTGCATCTGCATCCCAGCATCGCACCGGACGACATCGCGCGCGCCATCAACGCCTTCGACATCGGCGTGCACCACCTGCACGCGGACACCTTCAACCACCGGTACGCGCTGCCGAACAAGCTGTTCGAGTTCGTGCAGGCACGCCTCGCGGTGGTGGTGACACCGAATCCGGCCATGGCGGATCTCGTGCGGAAACACGATCTGGGACCAGTGGCCAACGGGCATTCCATGGAAGCCGTGCTGGAAGCGATCCGCGCACTGGATGCAGGAAGGATCATGCGGCACAAGGCGGCGGCCAACGCCGCGGCGCGGGAGCTCTCCGCGGAACGTGGCGCGGACCTGCTGCGCGAGGTGGTGGCCCGCCTGCTGGGCCATTGA
- a CDS encoding methyltransferase domain-containing protein: MTDLLTKALLRFSKHVPLPHRWSWRIGMRDELAFWDRYIAANYAPVKGQAPTEEGRFRTDPAAPLQDTFCALLAHVREEKVQILDVGSGPLSRVGKTMPGKHISLIATDPLAEAYMRLCRKHGVVPPVPPIACDAEELDKHFAPDSFHLAHANNCLDHAYDPVKAIRNMLGLVKPGCHVYLRHEVNVATGADFVGMHQWNFRLGPRGEFLVSDRDTTVDMDELLRAEAEITSHVEGMFVVNIFRKR, encoded by the coding sequence ATGACCGACCTGCTGACCAAGGCCCTGCTGCGCTTCTCCAAGCATGTACCTCTTCCCCACCGCTGGAGCTGGCGGATCGGCATGCGCGATGAACTCGCCTTCTGGGACCGATACATCGCTGCCAACTACGCCCCGGTCAAGGGCCAGGCGCCTACCGAAGAAGGCCGCTTCCGCACCGATCCGGCAGCGCCACTGCAGGACACCTTTTGCGCTTTGCTCGCCCATGTGCGGGAGGAGAAGGTCCAGATCCTCGATGTGGGTTCAGGGCCGCTATCGCGCGTGGGGAAGACCATGCCCGGCAAGCACATCTCGCTCATCGCCACCGACCCGCTGGCCGAGGCGTACATGCGCCTTTGCCGCAAACACGGCGTGGTGCCACCAGTGCCGCCCATCGCCTGCGACGCCGAGGAGTTGGACAAGCACTTCGCACCGGACAGCTTCCATCTGGCACATGCGAACAATTGCCTAGACCACGCCTACGATCCCGTGAAGGCCATCCGCAATATGCTGGGGCTGGTGAAGCCCGGCTGCCACGTGTATCTGCGGCACGAAGTGAACGTGGCCACTGGCGCCGATTTCGTGGGCATGCACCAATGGAATTTCCGACTCGGCCCCCGGGGCGAGTTCCTCGTGAGTGACCGCGATACCACGGTGGACATGGACGAACTCCTCCGCGCGGAGGCCGAGATCACCTCCCATGTGGAGGGCATGTTCGTCGTCAACATCTTCCGCAAACGCTGA
- a CDS encoding glycosyltransferase, producing MEAPLISIIMPAYNAGRYISEAIASVLAQDTSDWELIIVNDGSTDDTREAIARYTDLRIHVLHEENGGVSAARNAGLGFARGRYICFLDADDRLPAGSLAARAKVLDEEPGTSFVDGVVLPLEDERPDATPLYRPTFRGAPFGELMRLSGSCFFGPTWMIRREIIGDRRFPEHMRHAEDLAFYLSIARDGVYGSTERPVLLYRRGHGSAMSDLDGLDRGYQALFRFAQHLEPKPSEGDLGLMRRKIRRVMMRGYLKVGRPWRAMRAWFRRMPVALPKRPVQRVLFLSYWSLREPLTAAAIFPYLRILSDRPSIKDIHLVTMETTSDFLPDVDLAIPKVEHVAVLPRFKWWFLLSKVDLYLRSIGTISRLVRREGIDLIMAKASMAGAIAHFVHRRTGVPYNVESFEPHATYMVECGVWPKRGLRFLFADHMERVQLHHASNIITVTWNHARDLVREGQDPWRVHVIPSITDLERFRFQPEDRAAVRQRLGIPADATVGVYVGKFGGLYFDREAFHMFKEAFKHFPDLHLVVLSPMDPTVIEARAAEAGIPADRFHVSVAAHTEVPAHLSAADLAFSPIKPAPIKRYQCPIKNGEYWASGLPILMTDGVADEHLLMRKGIGGAVYGTDLSGLDEAFATIKRIMREPDYRASITRLAERYKSVRIAEEVYQRIL from the coding sequence ATGGAAGCGCCCCTGATCAGCATCATCATGCCCGCCTACAACGCGGGCCGCTACATCAGCGAAGCCATCGCCTCGGTGCTGGCCCAGGACACGTCTGACTGGGAACTCATCATCGTCAACGATGGAAGCACCGACGACACGCGCGAGGCGATCGCCCGCTACACCGATCTGCGGATACATGTGTTGCATGAGGAGAACGGTGGTGTGAGTGCCGCTCGCAATGCGGGACTCGGCTTCGCGCGAGGCAGATACATCTGTTTTCTGGATGCGGACGACCGCCTTCCAGCCGGGAGTCTGGCGGCGCGCGCCAAGGTTTTGGATGAGGAGCCGGGAACCTCGTTCGTCGATGGCGTCGTGCTTCCCCTGGAAGATGAGCGACCCGATGCGACGCCCTTGTACCGGCCCACCTTCCGCGGTGCGCCCTTCGGCGAACTGATGCGCCTGAGTGGGTCGTGCTTCTTTGGCCCCACCTGGATGATCCGCAGGGAGATCATCGGCGACAGGCGCTTCCCGGAGCATATGCGCCACGCCGAGGACCTGGCCTTCTACCTGAGCATCGCGCGCGATGGCGTCTACGGGTCCACGGAGCGGCCCGTGCTGCTTTACCGACGGGGGCATGGATCGGCCATGTCCGACCTGGACGGCCTGGATCGCGGATACCAGGCCTTGTTCCGTTTCGCGCAGCACCTGGAGCCCAAGCCTTCCGAAGGGGACCTCGGCCTGATGCGGCGCAAGATCCGCAGGGTGATGATGCGCGGCTACCTGAAAGTGGGCCGGCCTTGGCGCGCCATGCGAGCCTGGTTCCGCCGCATGCCGGTGGCATTGCCCAAAAGGCCGGTGCAGCGTGTGCTATTCCTGAGCTATTGGAGCCTGCGCGAACCACTCACCGCAGCGGCCATCTTCCCCTACCTGCGGATCCTCTCCGACCGGCCCTCCATCAAGGACATCCATCTGGTGACCATGGAGACCACCAGTGATTTCCTGCCCGATGTGGACCTGGCCATCCCCAAAGTGGAACATGTGGCGGTCCTGCCCCGCTTCAAATGGTGGTTCCTCCTTTCCAAGGTGGATCTCTACCTGAGGTCGATCGGCACCATATCCCGCCTGGTACGGCGCGAGGGTATAGACCTGATCATGGCCAAAGCCTCCATGGCGGGCGCCATCGCGCACTTCGTGCATCGTCGTACGGGCGTGCCGTACAACGTGGAATCATTCGAACCCCACGCCACCTACATGGTGGAGTGCGGGGTATGGCCCAAGCGGGGCCTGCGCTTCCTCTTCGCCGACCACATGGAGCGCGTGCAGCTGCACCACGCCAGCAACATCATCACCGTCACCTGGAACCATGCGCGCGACCTGGTGCGCGAAGGCCAGGACCCCTGGCGTGTGCATGTGATACCCTCCATCACCGATCTGGAACGCTTTCGCTTCCAGCCTGAGGATCGGGCCGCCGTAAGGCAGAGGCTCGGCATTCCCGCCGACGCCACGGTGGGTGTCTACGTGGGCAAATTCGGCGGACTCTATTTCGACCGGGAAGCCTTCCACATGTTCAAGGAGGCGTTCAAGCATTTTCCTGACCTGCATCTGGTGGTGCTTTCACCCATGGATCCCACGGTGATAGAGGCGCGTGCCGCCGAAGCGGGCATTCCCGCCGATCGCTTCCATGTGAGCGTGGCCGCGCACACCGAGGTGCCGGCGCATCTGTCGGCGGCGGACCTCGCCTTCAGCCCCATCAAACCAGCGCCCATCAAGCGCTACCAGTGTCCCATCAAGAACGGCGAGTACTGGGCCAGCGGATTGCCGATCCTGATGACGGACGGCGTGGCGGACGAGCATCTGCTCATGCGCAAGGG